A portion of the Sebastes fasciatus isolate fSebFas1 chromosome 2, fSebFas1.pri, whole genome shotgun sequence genome contains these proteins:
- the mphosph10 gene encoding U3 small nucleolar ribonucleoprotein MPP10, with product MASSGDIWSVLEECVKTINANTAQPESYLSLQDGVAADFTSLTKTLYDLHKAQEPADYKGSPLAQLVVENFDEEQIWQELELQNNAVLKHFKNAADEALSDETLTVLVEEEEEEEETDDENVEEEQEEPPRQSKKMAVEAEDGAEGGTDEDSDLDFDVDALEKREKQKKEIGRKGSKTKVVPSEVDDTFFKLSEMESFLDDMDKREGKEDANENELDYFQDLPSDEDDDLDLDQILSTKKQKKITVRSSRNLKYKDFFDAVDGEPAKADDQSDGEDDSMDESREEGGEEVDDEEDDDDDGEEEGVDEDEEPKASHKKVTFNLLGDEDSEGEDMADIFGGKTQSSAKSESKSSFEKRQEKMSEKIEELEKAALGEKPWQLSGEVTAQTRPENSMLEEHVEFEQTSRMAPSITEETTLQLEDIIKQRIKDQAFDDVVRKEKPKEEVFEYKKRLTLDHEKSKQSLAEIYEQEYLKQNQQKTETENPSHVEIQKLMDTLFLKLDALSNFHFTPKPPVPEVKVVSNLPSIAMEEVAPVSASDATLLAPEEVKEKNKAGDILGDTEKTTTDKKRDRRHKKTVKRIKIKEKEKRQKLKEASKAGENRKPSKAEVTENLKKLTKGGKATILKDEGKDKALRSSQAFFSELQDQVKSQIKSAKDQSSKKKKHKEVSVSKLKL from the exons ATGGCTAGTAGTGGAGATATCTGGAGCGTGCTGGAGGAGTGTGTAAAGACAATAAATGCCAACACAGCACAGCCGGAGAGCTATCTGAG CCTTCAAGATGGAGTGGCGGCAGACTTTACCTCTCTCACTAAGACCCTGTATGACCTCCACAAAGCTCAGGAGCCTGCAGATTATAAAGGCAGCCCCTTGGCTCAGCTGGTGGTGGAAAACTTTGATGAAGAGCAGATCTGGCAGGAGCTGGAGCTACAGAACAACGCCGTACTGAAACACTTTAAGAATGCAGCTGATGAGGCTTTGTCAGATGAGACATTAACGGTGctggtagaggaggaggaggaagaagaagagactgATGATGAAAATGTTGAAGAAGAGCAGGAGGAACCACCCAGACAGTCAAAGAAAATGGCTGTGGAGGCTGAGGATGGTGCAGAGGGTGGCACAGATGAGGACTCTGATTTAGATTTTGATGTGGATGCTCTGGAGAAGCGAGAGAAACAGAAGAAGGAGATTGGAAGGAAAGGCTCCAAAACGAAGGTGGTTCCCTCTGAGGTTGATGATACGTTCTTCAAACTGTCAGAGATGGAGTCGTTTCTCGATGATATGGACAAGCGAGAGGGAAAGGAGGATGCGAACGAAAATGAGCTTGACTATTTTCAGGACCTGCCCTCCGATGAGGACGACGATCTCGACTTGGATCAAATACTTTCTaccaaaaagcaaaagaaaatcact gtGAGGAGCTCAAGGAATCTCAAGTACAAGGACTTCTTTGATGCTGTGGATGGTGAACCAGCTAAAGCAGATGACCAGTCAGATGGCGAGGACGACAGCATGGATGAAAGCCGGGAAGAAGGTGGAGAGGAAGTAGATGACgaggaagatgatgatgatgatggtgaagaggagggtgTCGATGA GGATGAGGAGCCCAAAGCATCTCATAAGAAAGTGACCTTTAACCTCTTAGGAGATGAAGACAGCGAGGGAGAGGACATGGCGGACATTTTTGGAGGAAAAACTCAAAGCTCAGCAAAGTCTGAATCAAAGTCATCATTTGAGAAACGGCAAGAAAAG ATGTCAGAGAAGATCGAGGAGTTGGAGAAAGCAGCTCTAGGAGAGAAGCCCTGGCAGTTGTCCGGAGAGGTGACGGCACAGACTCGTCCAGAGAACAGCATGCTGGAGGAACACGTGGAGTTTGAGCAGACGTCCAGGATGG cCCCTAGTATCACAGAGGAAACCACACTACAGCTTGAAGACATCATCAAACAGAGAATTAAAGATCAG GCGTTTGATGATGTGGTCCGCAAGGAGAAACCCAAAGAGGAGGTGTTTGAGTACAAGAAGAGGCTAACGTTGGACCATGAGAAGAGCAAACAGAGCCTGGCAGAAATCTATGAGCAAGAATACCTCAAGCAGAATCAG CAAAAGACAGAGACGGAGAACCCTTCCCATGTAGAAATTCAAAAGCTTATGGACACACTCTTCCTAAAGTTGGATGCTCTCTCCAACTTCCACTTCACTCCTAAACCA CCCGTTCCTGAGGTCAAAGTGGTGTCTAACCTGCCATCCATCGCTATGGAGGAGGTGGCTCCAGTCAGCGCTAGTGATGCTACGCTGCTCGCACCAGAAGAAGTCAAG GAGAAGAACAAAGCAGGAGATATTCTGGGCGATACGGAGAAGACGACAACAGACAAGAAGCGCGACAGACGACACAAGAAGACGGTGAAGCGTATAAAGATcaaggagaaagaaaagagacagaaactCAAAGAGGCCAGTAAAGCTGGGGAGAACAGAAAGCCGTCAAAGGCTGAAGTCACAGAAAACCTGAAGAAACTCACAAAAGGAGGCAAAGCCACGATACTCAAG
- the mcee gene encoding methylmalonyl-CoA epimerase, mitochondrial — MASAALKVAVAGLSRCSRLTLLRAHSTTAPLHQGVPGALWKLGRLNHIAIAVPDMEKATALYRDVLGATVSDKVPLPEHGVYTVFVELGNTKLELLHPLGEKSPIAGFLQKNKSGGMHHICIEVDDINAAIADLKAKNIRTLSAEPRIGAHGKPVMFLHPKDCDGVLVELEEA; from the exons ATGGCGTCCGCCGCGCTGAAGGTTGCAG TGGCAGGTCTTTCTAGATGTTCTCGTCTCACCCTCCTGAGGGCACATTCAACGACAGCACCGCTCCATCAGGGCGTCCCTGGAGCACTCTGGAAGCTGGGGAGGCTGAACCATATCGCCATCGCCGTCCCTGACATGGAGAAGGCCACGGCTCTGTATCGGGACGTGCTGGGGGCCACAGTGAGTGACAAGGTGCCCCTGCCCGAGCACGGCGTCTACACAGTGTTTGTGGAGCTGGGCAACACTAAGCTGGAGCTGCTGCATCCTCTGGGGGAGAAGAGCCCGATCGCTGGCTTCTTACAGAAGAACAAGTCTGGAGGGATGCACCACATTTGTATTGAG GTAGACGACATTAACGCTGCAATAGCGGACCTGAAAGCAAAGAACATCAGAACTCTGTCAGCGGAGCCTCGGATAGGAGCTCACGGGAAACCGGTGATGTTTCTCCACCCTAAAGACTGTGACGGCGTGCTGGTGGAGCTGGAAGAAGCGTGA
- the LOC141756228 gene encoding ferritin, heavy subunit, which produces MSSQVRQNFHQDCEAAINRQINLELYASYVYLSMGYFFDRDDQALNNFAKFFLSQSHEEREHAEKLMKLQNQRGGRIFLQDVKKPERDEWGSGVEALECALQLEKSVNQSLLDLHKLCAEHNDPHMCDFIETHYLDEQVKSIKELADWVTNLRRMGAPKNGMAEYLFDKHTLGKESS; this is translated from the exons ATGAGTTCCCAAGTGAGACAGAACTTCCACCAGGACTGCGAGGCTGCAATCAACAGGCAGATCAACCTGGAGCTGTATGCCTCCTATGTCTACCTGTCAATG GGATACTTCTTTGACCGGGATGACCAGGCATTGAACAACTTTGCCAAGTTTTTCCTCAGTCAGTCACACGAGGAGCGCGAGCACGCTGAGAAGCTGATGAAACTACAGAACCAGAGGGGGGGAAGGATCTTCCTTCAAGATGTCAAG AAGCCAGAGAGGGATGAGTGGGGCAGTGGAGTCGAGGCCCTTGAATGTGCCCTGCAGCTTGAGAAGAGCGTGAACCAGTCACTGCTGGACTTGCACAAGCTCTGCGCTGAGCACAATGACCCACAC ATGTGTGATTTCATCGAGACGCACTACCTGGACGAGCAGGTGAAGTCCATCAAAGAACTTGCTGACTGGGTGACCAACCTGCGCCGCATGGGAGCTCCTAAGAACGGCATGGCCGAGTACCTGTTCGACAAACACACCCTGGGCAAAGAAAGCAGCTAA